In Firmicutes bacterium ASF500, a single genomic region encodes these proteins:
- the rbr3A_2 gene encoding Reverse rubrerythrin-1: MHRCNRRAAYEEAEHAAKFAELLGEVVTDSTRKNLEMRVEAENGATAGKMDIAKLAKELGLDAIHDTVHEMARDEARHGKAFKGLLERYFG, translated from the coding sequence TTGCACAGGTGCAACCGCCGGGCCGCTTACGAGGAGGCCGAACATGCCGCCAAGTTCGCCGAGCTGCTGGGTGAGGTGGTCACCGACTCTACCAGGAAGAACCTTGAGATGCGCGTCGAGGCCGAGAACGGCGCCACCGCCGGCAAGATGGATATCGCCAAGCTGGCCAAGGAGCTGGGGCTGGACGCCATTCATGACACCGTGCATGAGATGGCACGGGACGAGGCCCGCCACGGTAAGGCGTTCAAGGGCCTGCTGGAGCGGTACTTCGGCTAA
- the hin gene encoding DNA-invertase hin yields MRVGYVRCSTIEQNEARQLKMMEEQQAEKLFIDKASGKNTDRAAFKEMMGFVRTGDIVIVESISRIARNTRDLLSIVSDLTARQVEFVSLKENIDTTTPQGRFMLTVFGALAELERENILERQREGIEIAKGAGKYKGRKPLDVDETQFKEVCARWRAGEITATAAMQEVGLKPNTFYRRVKEMGL; encoded by the coding sequence ATGCGGGTTGGCTATGTACGATGTTCAACCATCGAACAGAATGAAGCGCGGCAACTGAAAATGATGGAGGAACAACAGGCCGAAAAGCTGTTTATTGACAAGGCCAGCGGCAAGAACACAGACCGCGCCGCGTTCAAAGAAATGATGGGCTTTGTCCGCACCGGGGACATTGTGATTGTTGAGAGCATATCCCGCATTGCCCGGAATACCCGCGACCTCCTTTCCATTGTGTCAGACCTGACGGCGCGGCAAGTTGAATTTGTCAGCTTGAAAGAGAACATCGACACCACCACCCCGCAAGGGCGGTTCATGCTTACAGTGTTCGGCGCGTTGGCTGAATTGGAGCGGGAGAACATTTTAGAGCGCCAGCGGGAGGGCATAGAGATTGCCAAAGGCGCGGGCAAGTACAAGGGCCGCAAGCCGTTGGACGTGGACGAAACGCAATTCAAGGAGGTTTGCGCCCGGTGGAGGGCGGGAGAGATTACCGCCACCGCCGCCATGCAGGAGGTAGGGCTAAAGCCCAATACATTCTATCGGCGGGTGAAAGAAATGGGCCTTTAG